In Syntrophomonas wolfei subsp. wolfei str. Goettingen G311, a single window of DNA contains:
- a CDS encoding tyrosine-type recombinase/integrase, giving the protein MKRTDFAAYLNKYFTDYLPNTCGSTPQTIDSYRHSFILFLTYMQDEYQISADRVDISDLTYENIVSYLSWLKEIRSNGVSTRNQRQAALNSFIRFLMYEFPEHLHEYQRILGIPVKKTPQKEISYLKTEGVALLISQVDLNRQNGLRDYVILSLLYTTGIRVSELIQIRVKDLSLQEPFTLLVHGKGQKSRYIPLMRSTIPFIQKYLVQKRYDRPERLDEWLFKNHMSKSFTRQGINYIVGKYTKMAREIAPDMIPADFSPHKMRHTTAMGLVESGVDLIYIRDLLGHESIKTTEVYARADAMHKRQAIEAASKEIVPPEEAEWDKNSNLKDWLKNFNRR; this is encoded by the coding sequence ATGAAAAGAACTGATTTTGCAGCGTATCTGAATAAATATTTCACGGACTATCTTCCGAATACCTGCGGAAGCACTCCCCAGACGATTGATTCATACAGGCATTCTTTTATCCTTTTCCTGACATATATGCAGGATGAGTATCAGATCTCTGCTGATAGGGTGGATATATCTGATCTCACTTACGAAAATATAGTTTCTTATCTAAGCTGGCTTAAGGAAATCCGGTCAAACGGCGTATCAACAAGGAACCAGCGACAGGCAGCCTTAAACAGCTTCATCCGCTTCCTTATGTACGAATTTCCTGAACATCTACATGAATATCAAAGGATCCTTGGTATTCCAGTCAAGAAAACGCCGCAAAAAGAAATTTCTTATCTTAAAACCGAGGGTGTAGCATTATTAATCAGCCAGGTGGATTTAAACCGGCAGAACGGACTTCGGGATTATGTTATCCTTTCTCTGCTGTATACAACTGGAATCCGCGTCAGTGAATTGATACAGATCCGTGTAAAAGATCTTTCACTGCAGGAACCCTTCACACTTTTGGTTCATGGAAAAGGGCAAAAAAGCAGATATATACCGCTGATGCGCAGTACAATCCCTTTTATCCAAAAATATCTTGTTCAAAAAAGGTATGACAGACCGGAGAGGCTGGATGAATGGCTGTTTAAAAACCACATGAGCAAATCATTCACCAGACAGGGGATTAATTATATCGTAGGAAAATATACAAAAATGGCACGAGAAATCGCTCCAGATATGATTCCTGCCGATTTCAGTCCGCATAAAATGAGGCACACAACTGCCATGGGGTTGGTCGAATCTGGTGTGGATCTGATTTATATCCGAGATTTGCTCGGACATGAAAGCATAAAAACAACGGAAGTGTACGCAAGGGCAGATGCAATGCATAAACGTCAGGCCATCGAGGCAGCTAGTAAGGAAATCGTGCCTCCAGAAGAAGCCGAATGGGATAAAAATTCAAACCTGAAAGACTGGCTTAAGAATTTCAACCGAAGATAA
- a CDS encoding NAD-dependent epimerase/dehydratase family protein, with the protein MLYVTGITGHSGQWFVKRLISEGYKGRIRCIVLPESDTDFLNKSGLDIDIVSGNLNDQEFLTSTMVGCSTVLHIASIDFSRNVVKAALDNNLDWAILVHTTGRYSKYKSASAEYIEIEEYVLKFRNRMGITVLRPTMIYGSSRDRNMYKLITFLHKIKFFPMFGEGENLMQPVHARDLGNAYYDVIVNRSTTFNKGYNLPGKRPLTYMELVRTVSDTLGRKNVIIKIPLWFSILAARVYNALDKNAIISVEQVLRMQEDKAFDYEDAVRDFSYSPVSFEDGIVEEVNEYLARYNSSRTKQR; encoded by the coding sequence ATGCTTTATGTTACGGGTATAACCGGGCATTCTGGTCAATGGTTTGTCAAAAGGTTAATTAGTGAAGGCTATAAAGGCAGGATAAGGTGTATAGTTCTTCCGGAAAGTGATACTGATTTTTTAAATAAAAGCGGTCTGGATATTGATATAGTTTCGGGAAACCTTAATGATCAGGAATTTTTAACATCAACTATGGTCGGGTGCAGCACCGTATTACATATTGCCTCTATCGATTTTTCCCGGAATGTAGTTAAGGCTGCATTAGATAATAATTTGGATTGGGCGATACTGGTTCATACCACGGGCAGGTATTCAAAATATAAAAGTGCTTCAGCAGAGTATATAGAAATTGAAGAATATGTTTTAAAATTCCGGAATCGTATGGGGATTACGGTATTAAGGCCTACCATGATATATGGTTCCTCCCGGGACCGAAATATGTATAAACTTATTACCTTTTTACATAAGATTAAGTTTTTCCCCATGTTTGGTGAAGGCGAAAACTTGATGCAACCCGTTCATGCCCGGGACCTGGGTAACGCGTATTATGATGTTATAGTAAATCGAAGTACTACATTTAATAAAGGATATAACTTGCCTGGGAAAAGGCCTCTGACATATATGGAACTGGTCCGTACTGTTTCCGATACTTTAGGAAGAAAAAACGTAATCATAAAGATTCCATTGTGGTTTTCAATATTAGCTGCAAGGGTTTACAATGCTCTTGATAAAAATGCCATTATATCAGTTGAGCAGGTACTGCGGATGCAGGAGGATAAGGCTTTTGACTATGAAGATGCAGTGCGTGATTTTAGTTATTCACCGGTATCATTTGAAGATGGGATTGTTGAAGAGGTAAATGAATATCTGGCTAGATACAATTCATCAAGGACAAAACAGCGATGA
- a CDS encoding tyrosine-type recombinase/integrase codes for MKDNSLSYYVQNYFLSYLISQRGYGNNTVASYRDTFKLLFMFLESDGKKLSKLKLTDISQTCVLQFLEWAETERHNSVSTRNLRLTVLKSFFGYVLSTSPEFSGQCTDIINIPAKRVEKKPPLYLTESETKLLLNAPDRNSREGIRHMAILTLLYDSACRVQELINLNVADVTIGRCCKVFVKGKGSKYREIPIFGETGKILERYINAYGLKPGEVLFTNRSGGRLTRAGVSYIMNKYKKILQERYANRFNSNLSLSPHLMRHSKATHLVNENVNIYNVRDFLGHTSVITTQVYLTSNPEVTRKAIEKASSKTVSESNDYYSLQEKEDLLAFLETLI; via the coding sequence ATGAAGGATAACTCGCTTTCGTACTATGTACAGAATTATTTTTTATCATATCTCATATCTCAGAGGGGATATGGCAATAATACTGTCGCCTCCTACCGTGATACATTTAAGCTGCTTTTTATGTTCCTAGAATCCGACGGCAAAAAACTGTCCAAGCTGAAATTAACGGATATCAGTCAAACTTGCGTATTGCAGTTTCTGGAATGGGCAGAAACCGAGAGGCATAATTCCGTCTCAACTAGAAACCTGCGGCTTACTGTGCTGAAATCCTTTTTTGGCTATGTACTTTCAACATCACCTGAATTCTCGGGGCAGTGTACCGATATAATCAATATTCCTGCCAAGAGGGTCGAGAAAAAGCCACCACTTTATCTGACGGAATCAGAGACGAAGCTTCTTCTTAATGCTCCCGATAGAAACAGCAGGGAGGGTATACGCCACATGGCAATCCTTACGCTTCTTTATGACTCGGCATGTCGAGTGCAGGAACTAATAAATCTCAATGTGGCAGATGTAACCATAGGTCGCTGCTGTAAAGTATTTGTCAAAGGTAAGGGCTCTAAATATCGCGAAATACCGATATTCGGTGAAACCGGCAAGATTTTGGAGCGCTATATCAATGCATATGGTCTGAAACCAGGCGAGGTACTATTTACAAATAGAAGTGGCGGACGGCTTACCAGGGCAGGCGTTTCCTATATAATGAACAAATACAAAAAAATCTTACAGGAACGATATGCCAACAGATTTAACTCAAATCTTTCACTTTCACCGCACCTGATGAGACACAGTAAGGCGACCCATCTTGTAAATGAAAATGTTAATATCTATAATGTCAGGGATTTTCTTGGACATACATCGGTAATCACAACACAGGTGTATCTAACTTCCAATCCTGAGGTAACTAGAAAGGCAATAGAAAAAGCTTCAAGCAAAACCGTATCAGAAAGCAATGACTACTATTCCCTACAAGAAAAAGAAGACTTATTGGCATTTCTGGAAACATTGATATAA
- the istB gene encoding IS21-like element helper ATPase IstB, producing the protein MKNETIRKLKNMRLPAFAEAYQKQIENEIEYQSLSFHERLALLADAEYDSRHNNNIRRLIKNAKFVNSSAFLGNIEYLPDRHLNRDLLESLANNEYIRQSLNVILIGATGSGKTYISNALGVNACQSGYKTRYIRLPELFSEFEAARVQGKYQQLMKQYQKYSLMILDEFLLIPTSDSEQRDLLELMESRCGQSSTIICSQFVPEGWHERLGGSALADSILDRIIPSAYTMIIDGDISMRQRKRRISE; encoded by the coding sequence ATGAAGAATGAGACAATAAGAAAGCTGAAAAACATGCGTCTTCCTGCATTTGCAGAAGCTTACCAAAAGCAAATTGAGAACGAGATAGAGTATCAGTCATTGTCTTTCCATGAAAGGTTGGCGCTTTTGGCAGATGCTGAATATGATTCCAGACATAACAACAACATCCGGCGTCTGATTAAGAATGCCAAATTTGTTAACTCATCCGCTTTTCTTGGAAATATTGAGTATCTTCCAGACCGGCATCTGAACCGTGATCTGTTGGAAAGCCTGGCCAATAATGAATATATCCGTCAGAGTCTCAATGTCATCCTCATAGGAGCTACTGGATCTGGAAAAACATATATTTCCAATGCGCTTGGTGTCAATGCCTGCCAGTCAGGTTATAAAACGAGATACATCCGTCTTCCTGAACTGTTCAGTGAATTTGAAGCAGCAAGGGTTCAGGGTAAGTATCAGCAGCTCATGAAGCAGTATCAAAAATACTCCCTTATGATTCTGGATGAGTTCCTGCTGATTCCCACATCTGATTCTGAACAGAGGGATTTGCTCGAACTGATGGAGTCCCGCTGCGGTCAATCATCGACTATCATCTGCTCTCAGTTTGTCCCTGAAGGTTGGCATGAAAGACTGGGAGGAAGTGCCTTGGCCGATTCCATACTGGATCGAATCATCCCATCAGCGTATACCATGATAATTGATGGAGATATTTCCATGCGTCAGAGAAAACGGCGAATATCTGAATAA
- a CDS encoding MraY family glycosyltransferase gives MTRVILGLIIVVLASYSLTTLVHFYALKKNILDIPNERSSHSVVTPRGGGLAIAATFIFSLVFIAALGIVTVNVAVALVGGGVLIAAIGWIDDKNSVSPGLRLVVHFLAAIWALYWLGGFTRMDVGFTMVHLGWAGSIIAAVGIVWLINLYNFMDGIDGIAGIEAISVALGAGFLLFWGGSQGLAWVCIILALAVAGFLVWNWPPAQIFMGDVGSGFLGYVFAVLAIVSEKSFSVPLIVWLMLLGVFITDATITLFKRLARGEKLSQPHKTHVYQLAVQAGYSHKQVTLAVLFINILLGAAAAGAIQYRGYLLWIILGAFILLTMVHFMLAHRFSSKLIADYVVGRVVLNHLDVVVGQKEVAAVYETEDSGDV, from the coding sequence TTGACCAGAGTTATACTTGGTTTGATTATAGTTGTTCTGGCTTCATATTCTCTTACAACTCTGGTTCATTTTTATGCGTTAAAAAAAAATATCCTGGACATTCCCAATGAACGTAGCTCACATTCGGTTGTTACTCCCCGGGGGGGAGGACTGGCGATAGCAGCTACTTTTATTTTTTCCCTGGTGTTTATTGCTGCCTTGGGAATAGTTACTGTAAATGTGGCTGTGGCATTGGTGGGAGGCGGTGTGCTAATTGCCGCCATTGGCTGGATAGATGATAAAAACAGTGTTAGCCCTGGTTTAAGATTAGTAGTGCATTTCCTGGCGGCTATCTGGGCTCTGTACTGGTTAGGTGGATTTACCCGGATGGATGTGGGGTTTACTATGGTTCATCTGGGGTGGGCCGGGAGTATAATAGCTGCGGTTGGTATTGTCTGGTTGATTAATCTGTATAATTTTATGGACGGAATAGATGGTATAGCCGGTATTGAGGCTATAAGTGTGGCGCTCGGTGCCGGTTTCTTGCTTTTCTGGGGCGGTTCACAGGGGTTAGCCTGGGTTTGCATAATTCTAGCTCTGGCGGTTGCTGGCTTTCTGGTCTGGAACTGGCCCCCGGCTCAGATATTTATGGGTGATGTGGGGAGCGGGTTTTTGGGGTATGTTTTTGCTGTGCTGGCGATTGTTTCGGAAAAAAGCTTCTCCGTCCCTCTTATTGTATGGCTAATGCTTTTAGGAGTTTTTATTACCGATGCGACTATTACCCTTTTTAAAAGGTTGGCCCGGGGTGAGAAGCTATCCCAGCCGCATAAGACTCATGTATATCAATTGGCAGTCCAGGCCGGATATTCGCATAAACAGGTTACTTTAGCGGTTTTGTTTATAAATATCTTGCTAGGTGCTGCAGCAGCAGGTGCTATTCAATATCGGGGATATTTATTATGGATCATTTTGGGTGCTTTCATTTTACTAACCATGGTGCATTTTATGCTGGCACATAGGTTTAGCTCTAAACTAATTGCTGATTATGTGGTGGGAAGAGTGGTACTTAATCACCTGGATGTTGTTGTCGGTCAAAAAGAAGTGGCTGCTGTATATGAAACTGAGGATTCAGGTGATGTTTAA
- a CDS encoding dTDP-4-dehydrorhamnose reductase family protein → MKTRVLILGGTGMLGHTLFSQLMLEPNLDVYATARSSEGLKEWFPADMVSKIRIGVDADNFDTVIRALASIQPDVVINCIGLIKQLPISSDPLSAITVNSLLPHRISLVCRTAGARLIHISTDCVFNGSKGNYTEQDPSDAQDLYGRSKFLGEVSYPHCVTIRTSIIGHELKGKLGLIEWFLAQEGSIRGFTKAIYSGFPTVELARIIREVVLPNKELSGVYHVSSEPISKYDLLNLVATKYGKKIVIEPYHDFVQDRSLNSDRFRQATGYQPPSWEEMADKMYKEYSKS, encoded by the coding sequence ATGAAAACTAGAGTTCTTATTTTAGGTGGAACTGGTATGTTGGGGCATACTCTGTTTTCACAGTTAATGTTAGAACCTAATCTGGATGTTTACGCAACTGCTAGAAGTTCCGAAGGTTTGAAGGAATGGTTCCCCGCTGATATGGTTAGTAAAATTCGTATTGGTGTTGATGCTGACAATTTCGATACTGTAATAAGGGCATTGGCGTCAATTCAACCTGATGTAGTCATTAACTGTATCGGTCTCATTAAACAGTTGCCCATCTCCAGTGATCCTTTATCTGCTATAACAGTTAATTCTCTTCTCCCCCATAGAATCTCTTTGGTATGCCGGACTGCCGGGGCCAGGTTGATACATATCAGTACTGATTGTGTTTTCAATGGCAGCAAGGGTAACTATACCGAGCAGGATCCCTCAGATGCTCAGGATTTATACGGTCGTTCCAAGTTTTTAGGAGAGGTTTCGTATCCTCATTGTGTGACCATACGGACTTCTATAATAGGCCATGAACTAAAGGGGAAACTTGGCTTAATTGAATGGTTTTTAGCCCAGGAAGGCTCAATACGTGGTTTTACAAAGGCCATTTATTCTGGTTTTCCTACAGTTGAGCTGGCTCGTATTATTCGTGAGGTAGTTTTACCCAATAAGGAATTGTCCGGGGTTTATCATGTTTCATCTGAGCCGATATCAAAGTATGATTTATTAAATCTGGTAGCAACAAAATACGGTAAGAAAATTGTTATTGAACCTTATCACGACTTTGTCCAGGATCGGTCATTAAATTCAGATCGCTTCCGACAGGCCACCGGTTATCAACCTCCCTCCTGGGAGGAAATGGCTGATAAAATGTACAAGGAGTATTCTAAATCATGA
- a CDS encoding glycosyltransferase family 4 protein, which yields MKLLVVCQYFYPEQFKVNDICFELVKLGYDVTVFTGLPNYPSGVIPKDYRWFKRRHEDINGVRVIRSSLVARGQGKLRLALNYLSFAICASVKALFLEKDFALILVYQLSPVTMALPALLLKKLTGKPLLLYCQDLWPESIAAAGLKTEGLIYTTLLRLSRYIYKRADKLAISSKLFQKYFEEVIGIDSDIQYLPVYAESLFEDIQSECHESGIINLVFAGNIGEMQSVETIIKAANELKDFDKINWHIVGDGSDRINCEELAIEFGLSNVIFYGQRPIEDMPDFYSMADAFLVTLKANKEISYTLPNKVQSYMAAGKPIIGAIDGETRLVIEEAGCGLCCEAEDYIALVELVRDFAFNTEKHNVMGENARKYYQEHFDKKIFMRSLIEFLTVENSG from the coding sequence ATGAAATTATTAGTTGTATGTCAATATTTTTATCCTGAGCAGTTCAAAGTTAATGATATATGTTTTGAACTGGTGAAGCTGGGTTATGATGTAACTGTTTTCACCGGCCTTCCCAATTATCCATCCGGAGTTATTCCCAAGGATTATAGATGGTTTAAGCGGCGCCATGAGGATATTAATGGAGTCCGGGTTATTAGAAGCTCTTTAGTTGCCCGAGGACAGGGTAAGCTGAGGCTTGCCTTGAACTATTTGAGTTTTGCTATATGTGCCTCGGTGAAGGCTTTATTCCTAGAAAAGGATTTCGCTCTAATCCTGGTTTACCAACTATCTCCGGTAACCATGGCTTTACCTGCTCTGTTACTTAAGAAGCTTACCGGAAAACCCCTGCTATTATATTGTCAGGACTTGTGGCCGGAAAGTATAGCGGCTGCAGGTTTAAAAACAGAAGGTCTCATATACACGACTTTGTTGAGACTTAGCCGGTATATATATAAACGGGCTGATAAATTAGCTATTAGTTCGAAGCTGTTTCAGAAGTATTTCGAAGAGGTTATTGGAATTGACAGTGATATTCAGTATTTACCTGTTTATGCGGAGAGCCTGTTTGAGGATATTCAATCTGAATGTCACGAAAGCGGGATAATTAATTTAGTTTTTGCAGGTAATATAGGTGAAATGCAGAGTGTAGAAACCATTATTAAGGCAGCCAATGAATTAAAAGACTTTGATAAGATTAACTGGCATATTGTCGGAGATGGCTCAGATCGAATAAATTGCGAAGAATTAGCCATAGAGTTTGGATTAAGTAATGTAATATTCTACGGGCAACGTCCTATTGAGGATATGCCCGATTTCTATTCAATGGCGGATGCATTTTTGGTGACCTTAAAAGCCAATAAAGAGATATCATATACCCTGCCTAATAAAGTGCAATCCTATATGGCAGCCGGGAAACCGATTATCGGTGCGATTGACGGGGAAACCCGCCTGGTTATCGAAGAAGCAGGCTGTGGTCTTTGTTGTGAGGCTGAGGATTATATTGCACTGGTTGAGCTTGTCAGAGATTTTGCTTTTAATACTGAAAAACATAATGTCATGGGTGAAAATGCCCGTAAGTATTATCAGGAGCATTTCGATAAAAAGATATTTATGAGAAGTTTAATTGAGTTTTTAACTGTGGAAAACAGTGGTTAA
- a CDS encoding IS21 family transposase: MNIVEGWNMYLAIQDLRRMHFNVSQISRRLDLSRTTVYKYLDMTPEELEQVLENRKTRSKKLDKHRELIESWLIQYQDMTSAQVLDWLQERKLDGGVCEGTVRNYVRNLREECGIPQVKYVRQYEAVDELPAGEQMQMDFGQIILHSSIGRKVNLYFATFVLAHSRHKYAEWLDRPFTTRDLIKVHENAFEYYGGMTKEIVYDQDHLILVSENGGDLLLTKEFAEYQKTRKFKIYMCRKADPESKGYVKTFIM, from the coding sequence ATGAACATAGTAGAAGGGTGGAATATGTATTTAGCTATCCAGGATCTAAGGAGAATGCATTTTAATGTAAGTCAGATATCCCGACGTCTAGATTTATCTCGAACCACAGTGTATAAGTATCTGGATATGACCCCAGAGGAATTGGAACAGGTTTTAGAAAATCGAAAAACCCGGAGCAAGAAACTAGATAAGCATCGAGAGCTAATTGAATCCTGGTTGATACAATATCAGGATATGACCAGTGCCCAGGTACTTGACTGGCTGCAGGAAAGAAAACTTGATGGAGGTGTTTGCGAAGGAACAGTCAGAAATTATGTCAGAAACTTAAGAGAGGAGTGTGGTATTCCCCAGGTTAAGTATGTGCGTCAATACGAAGCCGTTGATGAATTACCTGCCGGAGAGCAAATGCAGATGGATTTTGGACAAATCATCTTACATAGCAGCATTGGCAGAAAGGTAAACCTTTACTTTGCAACCTTCGTGTTGGCCCACTCCCGGCACAAATATGCAGAGTGGCTGGATCGTCCGTTTACAACCCGAGATTTAATAAAGGTTCACGAAAACGCATTTGAATATTATGGAGGGATGACTAAGGAAATTGTATATGATCAGGATCATCTTATACTGGTCAGCGAGAACGGCGGGGATCTGTTGCTCACCAAAGAGTTTGCAGAATACCAAAAGACCCGAAAATTCAAGATTTACATGTGCAGAAAAGCAGATCCAGAATCCAAGGGTTATGTTAAGACTTTCATTATGTAA
- a CDS encoding Mu transposase domain-containing protein, with product MADHYQTAILPARVAAPKDKAAVEGTAGQVTSHIIAKLRNRQFFDINEMNAAIRKELDRFNHNEFQKREGSRYSVFMEEELPFMQPLPKYPYEFAQWKTATVQLNYHITVDYQNYSIPYEYVKKKVDVRYTKNMIEVFYKGSRICSHKRLYGRRGQYSTVIDHMPANHQLYSEWDSARFLKWAAGIGNSTKDVVQKLLDSYRVEEQAYKGCLSLLKLADKYSPERLENACRIALIRIPSPRYKNIRLILESGQDKKDEGTSQSHSSSPASNKYAYVRGAAYYGGGSHEE from the coding sequence TTGGCAGATCATTATCAGACAGCCATTCTTCCCGCCAGAGTAGCCGCACCTAAGGACAAAGCTGCTGTGGAAGGGACAGCGGGACAGGTAACATCCCACATCATTGCCAAACTGCGTAACCGTCAATTCTTTGACATCAATGAGATGAATGCAGCCATCAGAAAAGAACTGGATCGTTTCAACCACAATGAATTCCAGAAAAGAGAGGGTAGCCGGTATTCTGTGTTTATGGAAGAAGAGCTTCCATTCATGCAACCATTACCCAAATACCCCTATGAGTTTGCACAATGGAAAACTGCTACTGTGCAGTTGAATTACCATATAACGGTAGATTACCAGAACTACTCGATTCCCTATGAGTATGTCAAGAAAAAAGTGGATGTAAGATACACCAAAAACATGATTGAAGTCTTCTACAAAGGTTCCCGTATTTGCAGCCACAAGCGCCTTTATGGGAGGCGTGGGCAGTATTCCACGGTCATTGACCATATGCCCGCAAATCATCAGCTATACAGTGAGTGGGACTCTGCGCGTTTCCTGAAGTGGGCTGCAGGAATTGGGAATTCCACAAAAGATGTTGTGCAGAAACTGCTTGATTCATACCGGGTAGAGGAACAGGCCTATAAGGGTTGCCTGTCCCTGTTGAAACTGGCAGATAAATACTCGCCTGAACGCCTGGAAAACGCATGCAGAATAGCACTTATCAGGATTCCCAGCCCCCGGTATAAAAATATTAGACTGATATTGGAATCCGGTCAAGACAAAAAGGATGAAGGTACTTCCCAATCTCATTCCTCATCACCAGCATCCAACAAGTATGCCTACGTAAGGGGAGCTGCTTATTACGGAGGTGGAAGCCATGAAGAATGA
- the wecB gene encoding non-hydrolyzing UDP-N-acetylglucosamine 2-epimerase, protein MMKPKVMTIVGTRPEIIKLSRVIPQLELYTEHVLVHTGQNYDFELNEVFFKEMEIKKPDYFLNAVGNSVADTIANVIAKSDLVMAKEKPDAVLFYGDTNSCLAVISAKRRKIPIFHMEAGNRCFDQRVPEEINRKIVDHLSDINMTLTEHARRYLLQEGIAAETVIKTGSTMKEVLQYYMPKIQSSTVLERLGLKRGKYILVSAHREENIDSDKNFKQLVLTLNSLAQTYKYPVIVSTHPRTRKRMKEQPELLFDEMIHFLKPLGFFDYVNLQMNTFCVVSDSGTITEESSILGFPAVTIREAHERPEGMDEGTLIMCGLKESNVINAIAVVTAQFEAHPQGIQIVKDYDTDNVSQKVVRIILSYIDYVNRTVWYK, encoded by the coding sequence ATCATGAAACCTAAAGTAATGACGATCGTTGGGACTCGTCCAGAGATAATTAAACTCAGCCGGGTAATTCCACAACTAGAACTATATACTGAGCATGTTCTGGTACATACCGGACAGAATTATGATTTTGAGCTAAATGAAGTGTTTTTCAAGGAAATGGAAATCAAGAAACCGGATTATTTTTTAAATGCTGTAGGGAATAGTGTAGCCGATACGATTGCCAATGTTATTGCCAAGTCTGATCTTGTTATGGCAAAGGAAAAACCGGATGCGGTTCTATTTTACGGTGATACTAACAGTTGTCTGGCAGTTATATCTGCTAAGCGCCGGAAAATCCCTATTTTTCATATGGAGGCAGGAAACCGTTGTTTTGATCAGCGTGTGCCCGAAGAAATTAATCGTAAAATTGTAGATCATTTAAGTGATATTAATATGACCTTGACGGAACACGCCCGCCGATATTTACTGCAGGAAGGTATTGCGGCGGAAACAGTTATAAAAACTGGTTCCACCATGAAAGAAGTTTTACAATATTATATGCCAAAGATTCAATCGTCTACAGTGCTGGAACGGTTGGGTCTGAAACGAGGGAAATATATCTTGGTGAGCGCCCATAGGGAGGAAAATATAGATTCCGATAAGAACTTTAAACAACTGGTGTTAACATTAAATTCTTTAGCTCAAACGTATAAATATCCGGTTATTGTATCCACTCATCCGAGAACCAGGAAGCGAATGAAAGAACAACCGGAGTTGCTTTTCGATGAGATGATTCATTTTCTTAAACCTTTAGGTTTCTTTGATTATGTTAATCTACAGATGAATACGTTTTGTGTTGTTTCTGATAGTGGAACAATAACTGAAGAATCATCAATTTTGGGTTTCCCGGCAGTTACCATTAGAGAAGCTCATGAACGTCCTGAAGGAATGGACGAGGGAACGCTGATTATGTGCGGTTTGAAGGAGAGCAATGTAATTAATGCAATAGCTGTTGTCACCGCTCAATTTGAGGCCCATCCCCAGGGAATTCAGATTGTTAAAGATTATGATACTGATAATGTTTCCCAAAAAGTAGTGCGGATTATTCTCAGTTATATTGATTATGTTAATCGGACGGTATGGTACAAATAA
- a CDS encoding YdcF family protein yields MKAKKKKALFICIILLALLAVFFRYAGVGIVSSDSPEKADFIIVLMGSGPDRILGAVELYEKGYAPYIMMVENWQPGYELLESRGVELPRDAELAASVGVQLGIPEEAFIILPGDARSTQDEALIVTQYLKEQQAGVDMVLLVSSKFHSKRAAKIFCWALADSGQDVKVLSCPTPYDDFNAAAWWQSREDAKRVVSEYVKLVNFYVVDRWR; encoded by the coding sequence GTGAAGGCAAAAAAGAAAAAGGCTTTATTCATATGCATAATATTGCTGGCTCTGCTGGCAGTATTTTTTCGTTATGCCGGAGTGGGAATAGTAAGCAGCGATTCTCCGGAAAAAGCTGACTTTATCATCGTACTTATGGGAAGCGGCCCGGATAGGATATTGGGGGCAGTGGAGCTTTATGAAAAGGGTTATGCTCCCTATATTATGATGGTGGAGAACTGGCAGCCCGGTTATGAACTATTGGAGTCCCGTGGAGTGGAGCTGCCCCGGGATGCGGAATTGGCGGCTTCGGTGGGGGTTCAGCTGGGGATACCGGAGGAAGCATTTATTATTTTACCGGGGGATGCCCGCAGCACCCAGGATGAAGCTCTTATAGTAACCCAATATCTTAAGGAGCAACAAGCGGGGGTAGATATGGTATTGTTGGTAAGCTCGAAGTTTCATTCCAAGCGGGCGGCAAAAATCTTTTGTTGGGCATTAGCAGATTCGGGTCAGGATGTGAAGGTGCTTTCCTGCCCTACTCCCTATGACGATTTTAATGCTGCCGCCTGGTGGCAATCCCGGGAGGATGCCAAACGGGTGGTATCGGAATATGTAAAGCTGGTGAACTTTTATGTGGTGGACAGGTGGAGATGA